A segment of the Fusobacterium ulcerans genome:
TAGATTAAAATACTTGTTCCCATTTTTCTGTGGAGAATGTCTCCCTCTTCTACTTTGTTGTAAATAGTATTTTTATGCTTTTTAAAATACTTTGCCACTTCGTTTATTGTTGCCCATTCTCCCAGCTCTTTTACTATTTCATCTGCTAAAGTTTTATTCATTGGGGATAGATTTCCAAGTTTTTTAAAAATATATTCTTCTCTCTCCATACATCAGTCTCCCTTTTTAGTTTTAATACATAAATTCAAAAAACTTCTGCTTTGTCATCCCTCTTTTGCTCTTCCCTGTTACCTGTACAGGAAAGCACATGTCAATTATCCTGTCTCTTATTCTGTTCTGTCCATGACTTGAAAACTTCTCGCTTATCTCGCACTTTTCCTCATCTTTGCTGAAATTCAAATTTGTAGATATTATCAAAGGTTTTTCACTTCTGTATCTTGCGTCTATGAGATTATATATCTTCTCTCCTCTCCATCCAGTTTGATTCTTGTCCAGTCCCTTTTCTCCACCAAAATCATCTATCACCAGAAGATCGCATTTTTCCACCTGTTCCAGAATGTCTCTTTCAGCTGCTCCCCACTCTATTGTGAGCTTATTGAGATATAGCCCCAGATTCATTACCAGTACTGTCTTTCCTCTCTCCATGAGGTAATTTGCTATACAGGCAGTGGTGAAAGTCTTTCCTGTTCCCACCCCTCCATAGAACAGCAGTCCTTCCTGCTTCTCTTTTTTCATAAAGCTTTTTACATACTGCTGTGCCAGCTGCATTTGTTCGCACTTTATATCAGCATTTTCAAATCTGCTGTTTTGAAATTTCTTGTCTATTACAGAGATATCCTTGCATTTCTGCATTTTTTTCTCTATATTTTCTCTGGTTCTTTTTCTTTCCAACTCTTCCAGTTCTCTTTCTTTTTTCTTTTCCAGACAGTCGCATGTTGGAAGATACTCTAAATTTTTTCTAAAAGTTTCAGAAAGGTTTTTAAGATAATCACTCTCATTCTTCACATATTCTTTTCCGCAGTATTCACACTTCTTCATCTTCAATTCCATCCTCTTTTGCTATTTTATTTAAAAGCTCCTTGATAAAGTTCCCTGTAGAATCCTCATATACCGGTCTCACGAATTTTTTCTTAGATTCCTTTTTCTCTTTGCTCTTTTGTTCTTTGTCCTTAAAGTTTCCATTCAAGGCTTTCTTTAGGTTCTCTATCTTGAATATGCTGTTGATGCTCATATTGTTTTTAACAAACTCTGACTTTGACATTAGTGTCAGTGCTTCAAAAAGTTTTACAGCGCCAAGTTCTCTCCACACTCCCAAGAGTACATAGTTGTCTGGGCGATAGTTATATTCTGGTAGCCCTAGCTCCTTATATTTTTTTAATATATCCTGTATCTCCATAGGTGCATCGCTGAGTTTTTCTTTTTCCTCTTCTCCTGTGTGTGTATTATTTATATCTTTTACTCTTTTAATATCTTCTAAATAAGAACTATCTTCTGATGGCTCTAAAAATTCAGTAATGGTTTTATCAGGAATGATATTTTCAGGAGTGAATATTAATCTTTTCCCTTTAAACTTTCCCTTGCTTCTTTCCTCCACCAGCTGTATCACTTTTAACTTTTCAAATATTTTTAATCCTTTAGGAATCCAATCCTTGCTTAAACTACTGTATTTGGCTATTGTCTGAGTGTAGTATTTGATATCTCTCCCATTAAAATCACTGTAGATTTCAGTAAGAGTTAAATACAAGTTTCTAAGCTTGTCATGTTCGTTCCCTTCATACAGACATCTCAATAATCGCAGTATCTTTTTTTCCTGCCAGCAAAATGGTTGATTCTTTGTACTTCTTTTGGTGTTCATTGTTCACTCCTTTAAATTCATAATAATATATACTAACTTTTTTCTACATAATACTTTTTTTATAACCTATTTAAAACACTTAAACTATTTTTACGAATGTTACGATTCACATATTAACACAATAAACTATCCTTGTATATAATATATTTTGAAAAAAACACTGACAAAGAAAAGAAAAAACATCTGAAAATTTTCAGATGTCTCTCTCAATCATTTGTTTTTTTAAGGGGATTTTTTTGAAAAAAATTTTAATTTTTTTGGTTTTTTCACTTTGATAGAATAAAGATTATGTTTTTTGTTTGAATATTTTGTTGTTTTATTCAAAAAAATATTTTTGTGGAATAAAAATTTATTTTATATATTGATAATAGTGCAAATTAATATATACAATAAATTATTGAGAAGGGGAAGGTTATAAGGAAGTATAGGCTTTTTTTAAGATAAATTTATAAAAATATGACAGCGTACTAAAGGAAAGAGGAATAAAAAAGTATAAAAAAAACACTTCTTAAAATAAGAAGTGTTGAATACAAATGGTGCCTAGAAATGGATTCGAACCATCGACCGTACGGGTATGAACCGTATGCTCTAGCCAACTGAGCTATCTAGGCATTGGTGGAGATAAGCGGGATCGAACCGCTGACCTACGCAGTGCAAGTGCGTCGCTCTCCCAACTGAGCTATATCCCCGAATGTTCAAAAGCTGGAAGGAAAGATCAAACTTACTATATTTAGATTAAAAGAATGACATTCTTCACCTAAATCATTCCTGCTTGACACAAGAATTATAATACCATATATTTTCTTTTTATGCAATACTTTTTTTAAAAAATTAAATATTCTTAAAATCTGAAACGATATTTTTAAGAGTATTAATAGCGTAGGTAATATCTTCCTCTGTGTTAAAATACCCAAAAGAGAACCTGACTCCCCCATTTTCACCAGAGTGCATAGACTCATGAGCTAAAGGGGCGCAGTGAATCCCAGCTCTAGTAAGTATGCTGTATTCTTCATCTAGATAGGCAGCAAGGTCCCCGGAATCTACTCCTTTTATATTTAGTGTAACTACTGGACCTCTTTTTTCCGGACCATAAATTATTATCTCTTCTATATTTTTGATGCCTTCTATAAATTTTTCAGTAAGGCTGTATTCATGCTTTCTTATATTTTCCAAACCAATGGAATTTATAAAATCTATTCCAGCTCCAAGGCTTACAATTCCAGGAGTATTTAAAGTTCCTGCTTCTAAAGCTTCCGGCATAGAATGAGGCTGTCTTTTCATTTTTGAGAAACTTCCAGTACCACCTTCAATTATAGGAGAAAAGGGAATTCCCTCTCTGATGTATATTCCTCCAGTTCCCTGTATTCCAAATAAAGATTTATGTCCAGTGAAGCAAAGTATATCTATTTTCATCTCTTCAACATCTATATCTAAGAAACCAGCACTTTGTGATACATCTACTATTGTGAGGATATTTCTTTTTCTGGCTTCTGTAGTAATAGGCAGCAGATCAATTATTGCTCCAGTAACATTAGACATATGTGTGAGGACAACTGCTTTTGTCTCTGGCTTCATAGCAGCTATAATATCTTCAGAATGGATATTGCCGTCTTCAGAAGGCTCGATAATGGAAACATGGGCATTATTCTCATCTTTTTCATAAAAAACAGGTCTTAAAACAGAATTGTGTTCAAGAGAAGTAGTAATTATATGAGAATCTTTTGGAACAGCACCTTTTACAGCAAAATTCAAAGCATATGTTGAATTATAAGTGAAAGCTATCTGAAGGGGATTCTTGATGTTAAAAAGAGAAGCAACTTTTTCTCTTGTTTCATAAATGGCTTGGGAAGCTTCTACTGCCATTCTATGTCCTCCTCTTCCGGGATTTGCTCCATATAATCTGACTGCTTTTTCAACACATTTATATACAGATTCAGGTTTTGGAAAAGAGGTTGCAGAGTTATCAAAATAATAAATTTTTTTATCTATAGTAATCATCTCCATGAGTATTTATATTGGTTTTTAATATTATATCACTATAAAAAAGAAAATGGAAATTATAATAATGAAAAGGAAAAAGCTGTTTCAGATTGAATAATAATAAAAGAAAACATACATTAAGAGAGGGGATGTATTATGAAAAAAATAATAATAGTAGGGGGAGTAGCTGCTGGAATGAGTGCTGCTTCAAAAGCTAAAAGAGAGAAAAAAGACCTTGAAATAACAGTATATGAGATGACGGATATAATTTCTTGGGGAAGCTGCGGGCTTCCATATTATGTAGGAAATTTTTATAATGATTCTCAAAGAATGATAGCTAAACCTTTAGAGCAGTTTCAAAAAGAGGGAATAACTGTCAAAATGAAGCATGAAGTTATTGGAGCAGACATTGAAAAGAAAGAAGTTTCAGTAAAAAATTTAGAAACAGGAGAAGTATTTAAAGATAAATATGATGAACTGATAATTACTACTGGAGCATCAGCAGTAAAACCTCCAATTAAAAATATAGATTTGGAAAATGTATTTACATTAAAAGAATTTACTGATGGTATAGTTTTGAAGAAAGCTATGATGAAACCAGAAAACAAGAGAGTAGTAATAATAGGAGCGGGTTATATAGGGTTGGAGGCAGTAGAAGCAGCTGTTAATTTAAAAAAAGAAGTAAGAATAATTCAATTGGGAGATAGAGTTATTCCGGGGAGTTTTGATAAGGAAATAACTGATATAATGGAAGCTGAATTAAGAGGACATGAAGGAGTAAGCTTAAATTTAAATGAAGCTGTTTCTGAATTTGAAGGAAAAGATGGAAAAATTTCTGGAGTAAAAACTAATAAAGGTT
Coding sequences within it:
- a CDS encoding helix-turn-helix domain-containing protein, which gives rise to MEREEYIFKKLGNLSPMNKTLADEIVKELGEWATINEVAKYFKKHKNTIYNKVEEGDILHRKMGTSILIYTRSLIFLLE
- a CDS encoding ATP-binding protein, whose translation is MKKCEYCGKEYVKNESDYLKNLSETFRKNLEYLPTCDCLEKKKERELEELERKRTRENIEKKMQKCKDISVIDKKFQNSRFENADIKCEQMQLAQQYVKSFMKKEKQEGLLFYGGVGTGKTFTTACIANYLMERGKTVLVMNLGLYLNKLTIEWGAAERDILEQVEKCDLLVIDDFGGEKGLDKNQTGWRGEKIYNLIDARYRSEKPLIISTNLNFSKDEEKCEISEKFSSHGQNRIRDRIIDMCFPVQVTGKSKRGMTKQKFFEFMY
- a CDS encoding aminotransferase class V-fold PLP-dependent enzyme, giving the protein MEMITIDKKIYYFDNSATSFPKPESVYKCVEKAVRLYGANPGRGGHRMAVEASQAIYETREKVASLFNIKNPLQIAFTYNSTYALNFAVKGAVPKDSHIITTSLEHNSVLRPVFYEKDENNAHVSIIEPSEDGNIHSEDIIAAMKPETKAVVLTHMSNVTGAIIDLLPITTEARKRNILTIVDVSQSAGFLDIDVEEMKIDILCFTGHKSLFGIQGTGGIYIREGIPFSPIIEGGTGSFSKMKRQPHSMPEALEAGTLNTPGIVSLGAGIDFINSIGLENIRKHEYSLTEKFIEGIKNIEEIIIYGPEKRGPVVTLNIKGVDSGDLAAYLDEEYSILTRAGIHCAPLAHESMHSGENGGVRFSFGYFNTEEDITYAINTLKNIVSDFKNI
- a CDS encoding CoA-disulfide reductase yields the protein MKKIIIVGGVAAGMSAASKAKREKKDLEITVYEMTDIISWGSCGLPYYVGNFYNDSQRMIAKPLEQFQKEGITVKMKHEVIGADIEKKEVSVKNLETGEVFKDKYDELIITTGASAVKPPIKNIDLENVFTLKEFTDGIVLKKAMMKPENKRVVIIGAGYIGLEAVEAAVNLKKEVRIIQLGDRVIPGSFDKEITDIMEAELRGHEGVSLNLNEAVSEFEGKDGKISGVKTNKGSYSADIVILATGVRPNTKFLEGTGIETLKNGAIVIDGKGRSSIKGIYAAGDCATVYHKIKKENVYIPLATTSNKIGRVVGENLAGKDREFKGTLGSAAIKVLNLEAGRTGISSDEAEKMGINYKSVFVEDKNQTSYYPGQEDLYVKLIYDADTKKILGGQLIGKKGAVLRVDVLAAAIDKGMTTDELAYLDLCYAPPFSLTWDPLNVAGNLAK